The following DNA comes from Acidobacteriota bacterium.
CCCAAATCGCCGATCATTCGGGGCATTCTCAAGCAACACCGTTTCGTGGGCCCGAGCGACATAATTCACCACCGCCTGCGGCAAATCGCGTGAGGCGCGCGCTGGAAGTGATTGGAGAACATTTCGGGCCGGTTTCCCAGCTTCACATTCGGCTTCGATGACCAGTTCTCCGCCCTGGGGAAACAAGAGCGCTCCTTTGTGTGCCCCGGCATTTTCAATCAGGATGCGCATGAGCTTGGAAAGCAGTTTCTCCAGTACAATCTCGCTCGACAATGCCTGTGATGCTTTCACCACCGAAGCCAGATCCAGCACTCCAGCCGATGCACTCCCGGTCGAAGTTGTTGAAAATACAGGTAATGCAATGAAAGTGGTGGAGGTCCCGCGCGTTTCGATCTTGCGTGCCATCAGTGGCGAATAGTGGTCGTCAATGTGTTTGACTTTGGCCAGCGCCCCCCACCGCTGAAATCCATATCGGGCATCCATCAGATAGCCAAACGCAATGTTCATTCGTCGCTGACCAAGATAAAACCGGGCAGCTAATTCGCAGGCCAGGGCTTCTTCATGCGGAAAAGTATGCTTTTTGGCCAGATCAATCGCGGTTTCATACCACATCCCGGCGGTGTGTGGTTGCGCCTGGACCCGGTAGCATTCGGCTTGAACCAGTGCGTGCTTGTGGAGGTAGTTTTGTGGTGCGTGCCGGGCCCATCCTTTTAATTTGCGCTGATTTATGGCAACACGTTTCAAAATGGCGAGTTGCTCGCTGGCTGAGGATTCATACCAGCCGGCCAGCAGAATCAGCGAGTCATAAAAGTAAAATAACGATGAGTCATAGGTCCCAATAATTCCGTCAAGCAGGGACTCAGCCTTTCGGATGGCCGGATATGCCGTGTCCAGCTCATAAAACCAGAATCCCAGCATGGCTTTGTTCATCCAGTACCGGGCCAGGGCCGTGCGGTTGTTGGCCCGCTCATGAAACGCCACACTGACCGTCTCGTCATATGACACACCAATCAACTGACAGGGATGGTTGTTTTTGCCGATCAAATTCAGGACGACTTGACGATACAGTTGAATCAAATGCAGCAAGTGGCCAGGAGCTTCGCGATAAGCCGCCATCACCTGCTCCAGTGAGGTCAATTCAGCGCCAATGTGATAGGCGTGATAGCAATGACCAAAGGCACATAATGCGGCATATTCCAGATCACCGGTTTCAAGGCCGTTTTGATAGGCTTCCTGAAATGATGAAATGGTTTCCTTGGGGTGTTCTTTCCAGTTTCGGACGGTGACATTGACGGAAAAAACGGTCTTGGCCGCCAGTTCTTTCGAGCCGAATTTTTCCAACAACCGCAATCCCAACTGTCCAAACTGATAGCCGGTTTCGATATCTTTGGCGAGCCCGCACAACACCACGCCATACAGCCCATAGGCATAGGTTGAAAGCGGCGCATTGCCATAGTTGACCGACAAATTGACTTGCTGGAGGGTCACCAGTGGGAACAACGCCGGCAACGCCTGGTACGCAGCGGAAGTAATCCCCGCCAGGATGCGCATCGCCGCCTGTTTTTTGGGATCGGTCATCAATGGCCAATCGAGCAACTCCTCGATGGTTTTGCCGGCCAGCAGGGCTCGGGTGTGAGCCAGTTCGCGGTGGAAGTGTTTCGACGTCGGTTTTTGTGGCAGAGTCACACCAAGTTGGTTGAGAATTCCAACCGCCGTTTCAATCGCCTTGAGCTGCTGGTTTTGGGCCATGCACGCCTGGATCTGAACTTCATAAATTTTCAGCACATCCAGCAACGAATGCGTCCGCTCAAGGGCAGTCCGCGCATGGATATCAAAGCTGACAAAATCGGTGTTGAGAAACGCGGCTTCGGCAATTTCAATGTAAAAATCCAGCGTGAGTTGATACAGGCTTTCCCAGCACTTGCCTGGCAAGAGCTTCAGACCGTGCTGCAAATAGGTGTACATCAATTCAAATGCCGCCGACGCTTTGGCTTTGCGAGCGGCAACCAGATTCAACTCCGCCAGTTGTCGCAGGTCAGCCGGACGGCTCAACCGTGACGTTGCCTGATTGAGATGATTGACAATATCAAAGATCACCTGTTCGCGGCGGCTGTCGGGAGTTTGTGCGAGGAGTTGCCGCCCGATCAACAAATGAACATTGTGTCTATCGGTTTCCGGAATCAATGAGTAAACCGCCTGCTGAATGCGGTCGTGTAGAAATTTGTACTCCGCTTTTAATCCTTGTTGCCGGTCAGGCAGGTCAAGCTCCAGTAATTTGTAGGTATCACCCAGAGGCGTTACCAGCCCTTCGCTCACGGCGGTTCGCAAGGTTCGGATCGTGGTTTGGGGCGTTTTACCGGAAACAATGGCCAGGGTATGAATATCAAAATGGTTCCCGATACAGGCCGCCAGTTTGAGCAGCTCCTGGGTGGAAGGATTGAGCTTCCGCACCTTGCCCGCCATCAGTTCAACCACGTTGTCGGTGATATCGCATTCCCGAATGTGGACCACATCCCACTGCCAGCGCCCAGCTTGAAAATCAAACCAAATCAGCCCATCAGCCGCCAGCGACTTGAGAAATTCATTCATAAAGAACGGATTTCCCTGGGTTTTCGCCAGCACCAATTCAGCCAGCGGCCTGGCGTCAGACGGCAAACAACTCAAAGTATCAGCCACGAGTTGCATCACATGGGGCAATTCCAGTCGCGACAATCTCACCTGGGTGAGCAGGACATAGGACCGTATCAGTTCATCGAGCGCCAAAATCAATGGATGGGTCAGATGGACTTCGTTGTCACGATAGGCGCCGATGATAAACAAATAACTGGGCTCAGGCTCTGTGACCAGCCAGTGAATCAACTTCAACGAGGCGGCATCCGCCCATTGCAAATCATCAACGAACATCACCAGCGGGTGCTCAACCTGGGCAAACACTTTGATAAACTGGCGAAATACCCGATGGAACCGGTTTTGCGACTCAAGCGGCGGCAGGGTTTCGACGGGTGGTTGTGGCCCTAAAATCAACTGAATCGCGGGCAATACTTCGACAATGACCTGTCCGCTGGAGCCCAGCGCCAGGTGCAAGGCACTCCGCCAGGAAGCAATCTTTTCTTCGGGTTCGGTTAAAAGCTGGTGAATGAGCGAATCACAAGCCTGGATCAAGGCCGTGTATGGAATATTGCGCTGGAGTTGATCAAATTTCCCGGCGACAAAATACCCCCGGCGCTCGGTAATCGGCTTATAAATTTCCTGGACCAGCGCTGATTTTCCAATGCCGGAATACCCCACGACCAGCAGCATTTCCCGCTTCCCCTGGCTCACCCGATCAAAGGCCGCCAGCAATTGTTCGATTTCGGCCTGCCGGCCATAGAGTTTTTGGGGAATCTGAAACCGTTCGGAAAAATCTTCCTGTCCAGGCTGGAACACAAAGTCCGTCTGCCCTGACTGAACCAGCTCCAGGCAGCGGTTGAGATCGAGCCACAGGCCGTGAGCACTTTGATAGCGCTCTTCGGCGGTTTTGGCCATCAACTTTAAAATCAAACGCGACACCATCACCGGAATGTCAGGCCGTAATGCCTCGGGCGGAACTGGTTGTTTCGCCAGGTGCCAGTGCACCAGTTCCATCGCATCATCCGACACAAAGGGCAATTGTCCGGTGAGTAGTTCGTAGAAAGTGATCCCAAGTGAATAAAAATCAGTTCGGTAGTCAATCGCCCGATTCATCCGCCCGGTTTGTTCCGGTGAGATATAGGCCAGTGTCCCTTCGAGCACATTCGGATTGCGCAGGATCGGGTTTTCCCTGGTCAACACGGTCGAAATCCCGAAATCAATCAACTTCAACTGCCCGGTTGACTGGTTATAGATGATATTTGAAGGATTGATGTCTTTGTGGATGATGTGGTGCTGCTGGATCTCGCCCAGCGCTTTTGTCAATTCAATCGCCAGATGGAGAAAGTCTTCAATGGTTAAAGTCAGATACGGCAGGACACTGGTCAGCGACTCGCCGCCAAAGTCTTCAAGTACAATGGCCAGGGTATTTTGGAATGATTCCAGGGCATGGACCCGGATAATCCGGTCTGATTCCAAACCTCTTAAAATCTCATATTCCTGCCGAAATCGGGCCAACTCCTCCAGGGTCGGATACTCATTTTTCAACACTTTGAGGACAACCGGCAGTTGATCTGAACATCGCTCAGCGCGAAAAATCAGGGAATGCCCGCTCTCAAAACACTGTTTTTGAATGTGATATCCGGGAAGCGTAAACAAGTGTGTTCTCCGCCCGCAGGGCGCCGGAAAGTAGCCGGTGTGGAAGCCTGCTTTGAGGCGCACCCACCGGTTTTTGTTCCAATTCCCCTCGCGCCCGGATGGGCGCTGGACCAGTTAAAAGTTCATCCCTTCCTGATGTTTCGTAAATCAATGGTGTCAATAACCCAGTGCCCATCCGGGCGCGCTCACCTCCTGGGTAACACTTCCGGAGGGTGCGCCTCAAAGCCGGCTTCCACACCGGCTACTTTCCACCGCCCATCCGGGCGAAAACCAGTTTGATCCCGATATGGGGACTTGTACCGGTCACCAGGGACCAGGCACAAAGGACAAAATACTCAAAACACTGGAATTGAAGGGGAATCACCAGGCGATGTACTCAGAAATTCAGGTGCGCGCAAATGTTGGATCTTGACAGGATTTATCTTCTCTGAAAAGTAGAGGGAATTCCAAGCACTTTTTTCACCAGAGGAGAATTCAACCACGATGTTTGTTGCAATGTATCGGTGGACACTCAAACCAGGGAAAGAAACCCGCTTTCAGGAAGGCTGGCACCGCGTGACGGTCGCCATTCGGGAACAAAACGGCAGCCTTGGCTCCCGATTGCACAAGGCAAGTGATGGAACCTGGATCGCTTATGCCCAGTGGCCGTCACGCGAAGCCTGGGAAGCCGCGCGGATTACCCCTTCGGCTGAAGCTGAAGGCCGTCAGATGATGGCTGATAGTGTTGAACTCCGCCACCCGGACCTGTATCTGGACGTGGTGGATGATTTGCTGGCTCATACTTGACAAAGTGACAAGGTGACAAGGTGACAAGGTGACAAAGTGACAGGGTGACCAATTGACAAAGTGACTGGATGATTCATTCACTACTCTGCGGATTTCGCCACTCTGTCATTTGGTCATTTGTCACTCTGTCATCTTGTCATCCTGTCACCTGGTCATCTTGTCACTACCTGGCTGGCTTGATCTTGAGATTGGCGTTGCTCTCGTCCTGTCCTGTATTGCCGGCGGCATCGCGGGCAATGACTCGAATCCGGGCAGTTTTGGTCTTTGGTTGCGTGGTTGGGATCGCAAAGTTGAACGATTGAGCCGTTCCGGTCAACCCGGTGACCAGAGTGGTTGGGTAGGTCGCGCCACCATCCGTCGAAAACAACACGTCGTGAGCTGTAACCCCAACATTATCAGTTGATTGCCAGCGAACCAGAAATGTCGTTCCAGCGCGCAATTTGTCAGTCGGGCCGTTGGGTGCCAGCACCGTCACCGTCGGGGCAACCGTGTCGGAAGGTGGTGTCTGAATCGTGAAATTCCCGGCACTTGTGGCGCGGCCAATATTGCCGGCCAGATCACTGGCAGACACCTGAATGCGGGCTTGCTGGGTGGGTGCTTCAGGAACGGTCCAGCGGAAACTTTGGGTAGCTCCGGCCAGTCCGGCGACAATCACGGTTGGAAAGGTGACCCCGGCATCAGTTGAAAGGGCAATTTCCTGACTGCGAATGCCAGTGTCGTCGGTTGCCTGCCACGAGATTTCAAACTGGCTATTGATTGAGAGTGTTTCCCCTCCCTGTGGCGCCGTCACAGTCACGGTTGGGCTGGTGGTATCGGAAGTATCACGCTGTTCGAGTTCAAACATTCCCCGGCCATAGGTCGCGATCCGAATAGTTCCATTTGGATGAACCGCAAACCCGGTAACCCTCACCGGGGGCATTCCGTTATTGAACACTTCCCACTGATTCCCGCCCGTGGTTGATCGAAATACTCCAATGTCGGTTCCAAGATAGAGTGTGGTTGGGTTCTGAGGGTCAACCAGCACGGCCAGTGCCGGGATATCCGGCAAATTTCCGCTGATGTCGGTCCAGGTGGTGCCCATATTTGTGGTTTTAAACACGTGCCCGGTGCGAAAACCAGAAACGGTCAGATAGGCCGTCGCCGGATTTTGGCGATCAATGGCAATACTTCGGATAAAGCGATCTGGCAATCCAGCGGTAATATCTTTGAACGTCCGTCCGCCATCTGCCGTCACCATCACCCGTCCCTGAGCGGAACCGGTATAGATCACATCTGGATTGGCCGAACTGGCAGCAATAATTGACAGCACATCGGGGGAAAACCCTGATCGGATACCTTTCGTCAAATCAAGATTTCCAGCCGGTGCCTTCCAGGTGTCGCCCAAATCTTTGCTCACAAACAATCGCCAGGTGCCAAAATAGAGCGTTGAATCCACACCATTACCTGCAAATGGAGCGATAAAAGCAATTCGGGTCTGGTTTCCTTCGCCAAATACTTCGTCAGAGCCAACGACATCTTCAAAAACATTTCCATTTGCCCGCCAGCGAAAAATCGTGCCATACACATAGGTCGTAAAAAGCTGCTCAGGGTCGAGCGGATTGACCACGACCTGTCCACCATCGCCGCTGATAAACTCCTCCCAGGTGCTTGAACTTCCGATGCGGCGCTGGGTACCGTTATCCTGCGTTCCCCCAAAGATCAGATCAGGGTCGGTCGGGTTGACCGCAATTCCATAAAATTGAGTTAATGACAGCGACGCATTTGACGATTGGAAGGTCTGGCCACCATCGGA
Coding sequences within:
- a CDS encoding antibiotic biosynthesis monooxygenase codes for the protein MFVAMYRWTLKPGKETRFQEGWHRVTVAIREQNGSLGSRLHKASDGTWIAYAQWPSREAWEAARITPSAEAEGRQMMADSVELRHPDLYLDVVDDLLAHT
- a CDS encoding AAA family ATPase encodes the protein MFTLPGYHIQKQCFESGHSLIFRAERCSDQLPVVLKVLKNEYPTLEELARFRQEYEILRGLESDRIIRVHALESFQNTLAIVLEDFGGESLTSVLPYLTLTIEDFLHLAIELTKALGEIQQHHIIHKDINPSNIIYNQSTGQLKLIDFGISTVLTRENPILRNPNVLEGTLAYISPEQTGRMNRAIDYRTDFYSLGITFYELLTGQLPFVSDDAMELVHWHLAKQPVPPEALRPDIPVMVSRLILKLMAKTAEERYQSAHGLWLDLNRCLELVQSGQTDFVFQPGQEDFSERFQIPQKLYGRQAEIEQLLAAFDRVSQGKREMLLVVGYSGIGKSALVQEIYKPITERRGYFVAGKFDQLQRNIPYTALIQACDSLIHQLLTEPEEKIASWRSALHLALGSSGQVIVEVLPAIQLILGPQPPVETLPPLESQNRFHRVFRQFIKVFAQVEHPLVMFVDDLQWADAASLKLIHWLVTEPEPSYLFIIGAYRDNEVHLTHPLILALDELIRSYVLLTQVRLSRLELPHVMQLVADTLSCLPSDARPLAELVLAKTQGNPFFMNEFLKSLAADGLIWFDFQAGRWQWDVVHIRECDITDNVVELMAGKVRKLNPSTQELLKLAACIGNHFDIHTLAIVSGKTPQTTIRTLRTAVSEGLVTPLGDTYKLLELDLPDRQQGLKAEYKFLHDRIQQAVYSLIPETDRHNVHLLIGRQLLAQTPDSRREQVIFDIVNHLNQATSRLSRPADLRQLAELNLVAARKAKASAAFELMYTYLQHGLKLLPGKCWESLYQLTLDFYIEIAEAAFLNTDFVSFDIHARTALERTHSLLDVLKIYEVQIQACMAQNQQLKAIETAVGILNQLGVTLPQKPTSKHFHRELAHTRALLAGKTIEELLDWPLMTDPKKQAAMRILAGITSAAYQALPALFPLVTLQQVNLSVNYGNAPLSTYAYGLYGVVLCGLAKDIETGYQFGQLGLRLLEKFGSKELAAKTVFSVNVTVRNWKEHPKETISSFQEAYQNGLETGDLEYAALCAFGHCYHAYHIGAELTSLEQVMAAYREAPGHLLHLIQLYRQVVLNLIGKNNHPCQLIGVSYDETVSVAFHERANNRTALARYWMNKAMLGFWFYELDTAYPAIRKAESLLDGIIGTYDSSLFYFYDSLILLAGWYESSASEQLAILKRVAINQRKLKGWARHAPQNYLHKHALVQAECYRVQAQPHTAGMWYETAIDLAKKHTFPHEEALACELAARFYLGQRRMNIAFGYLMDARYGFQRWGALAKVKHIDDHYSPLMARKIETRGTSTTFIALPVFSTTSTGSASAGVLDLASVVKASQALSSEIVLEKLLSKLMRILIENAGAHKGALLFPQGGELVIEAECEAGKPARNVLQSLPARASRDLPQAVVNYVARAHETVLLENAPNDRRFGHDPYIQRNQIRSILCQPVLHQGKLTAVLYLENQTSFAAFTPQRVEMLNLLSAQAAVSLENALLYANLERKVAERTAELSLLNLELGERNRQLEETRIEAEKQRERAEDASLAKSRFLASMSHELRTPLNAILGFTQLLARKTRPSDEAYEHLSTILTSGEHLLGLINDVLSISKIEAGQMFLNEHDFDLHLLLQSVENMFRLRADAKGLEFYCSLAPDLPHLVTGDEGKLRQILLNLLSNAFKFTESGRIVVRTAWAEQRAMFEVEDTGVGIAPEEMSRLFEAFMQTQAGLKTQEGTGLGLVISRNFARLMGGDITVASQVGKGSTFRVEISLPRMNTAIIRSTPDLGRVVRVSPGQRVFKMLVVDDSWENRTVLSQLLESVGFEVITARNGREAITCWQIVHPDVVWMELDMPELNGYETARAIRRLEQASVVNWHPAMELPNRDQTVLVALSASVFEQDREAILNAGFQEFIAKPYREAVIFGVMAQYLGVVYEYEAPEITAERDSKSRESTKLIDWANHLMALPSALVSQLRETLVVGDTVAALQLTEDIRQMNPLLADEVERMVRSYKFDELLDA